A single region of the Drosophila miranda strain MSH22 chromosome 2, D.miranda_PacBio2.1, whole genome shotgun sequence genome encodes:
- the LOC108156495 gene encoding uncharacterized protein LOC108156495 isoform X2, which yields MSRAATSERSNSEDSNAHTCLTEVLRNCADIQSLESLSLPHSYDYYNERKMISPNPYSFSGNVSNSSCASDDDVSFTDCLLEDNGRISLAYENLRSIPRRLADKFAAQTKCLDLSHNDFRDLKFLSFFENLDTLILDRNMNLDLNTLPYLPSLNILWINNCDISNTDWIHRIERNCPALEQLSCMGNIRTAVASQGTEIDVGRDYILQVLPNLKYLDGVPVPVSVTQNNGNGSPAVLFSPSQGQCQDSTSHTGSGKISTPTLAFKNLFRLKPSTKPHGPDGARSEHMYGNGSSTN from the exons ATGTCTCGAGCAGCGACATCTGAACGGTCCAACTCTGAAGACAG CAACGCACATACTTGCTTGACCGAGGTGCTCAGGAACTGTGCCGATATTCAATCGCTAGAAAGCTTGAGCCTGCCCCACAGCTACGACTACTACAACGAGCGGAAGATGATTTCGCCAAACCCGTATTCTTTTAGCGGGAACGTGTCAAATAGCAGCTGCGCCAGCGACGACGACGTTTCCTTTACAGACTGTTTACTCGAAGACAATGGCCGCATTTCGTTGGCCTACGAAAATCTGAGAAGCATTCCAAGGCGACTTGCAGACAAGTTCGCAGCACAGACGAAGTGTCTAGATCTCAGTCATAATGACTTCCGCGATTTGAAATTTCTCTCCTTCTTCGAAAACCTGGACACACTGATTTTGGACAGAAATATGAATTTGGACTTGAACACTCTTCCTTATCTACCAAGCCTAAATATATTGTG GATCAACAACTGCGATATCTCCAATACCGACTGGATACACCGGATCGAACGCAACTGCCCGGCTCTGGAACAACTGTCGTGCATGGGCAACATCCGCACCGCCGTTGCCAGTCAGGGTACCGAAATAGATGTCGGACGCGACTATATTCTTCAAGTATTACCCAATCTTAAATATCTTGACGGTGTGCCGGTGCCGGTTTCCGTCACCCAGAACAACGGCAACGGTAGCCCTGCTGTTCTCTTTTCCCCTTCCCAAGGGCAATGCCAAGACTCAACGAGCCACACAGGCAGTGGGAAAATTTCCACACCGACACTCGCATTCAAGAATCTCTTCCGGCTCAAACCATCCACAAAGCCGCATGGTCCTGATGGAGCTCGAAGCGAACATATGTATGGAAACGGCTCGTCCACAAACTAA
- the LOC108156495 gene encoding uncharacterized protein LOC108156495 isoform X1, whose product MSRAATSERSNSEDSSNAHTCLTEVLRNCADIQSLESLSLPHSYDYYNERKMISPNPYSFSGNVSNSSCASDDDVSFTDCLLEDNGRISLAYENLRSIPRRLADKFAAQTKCLDLSHNDFRDLKFLSFFENLDTLILDRNMNLDLNTLPYLPSLNILWINNCDISNTDWIHRIERNCPALEQLSCMGNIRTAVASQGTEIDVGRDYILQVLPNLKYLDGVPVPVSVTQNNGNGSPAVLFSPSQGQCQDSTSHTGSGKISTPTLAFKNLFRLKPSTKPHGPDGARSEHMYGNGSSTN is encoded by the exons ATGTCTCGAGCAGCGACATCTGAACGGTCCAACTCTGAAGACAG TAGCAACGCACATACTTGCTTGACCGAGGTGCTCAGGAACTGTGCCGATATTCAATCGCTAGAAAGCTTGAGCCTGCCCCACAGCTACGACTACTACAACGAGCGGAAGATGATTTCGCCAAACCCGTATTCTTTTAGCGGGAACGTGTCAAATAGCAGCTGCGCCAGCGACGACGACGTTTCCTTTACAGACTGTTTACTCGAAGACAATGGCCGCATTTCGTTGGCCTACGAAAATCTGAGAAGCATTCCAAGGCGACTTGCAGACAAGTTCGCAGCACAGACGAAGTGTCTAGATCTCAGTCATAATGACTTCCGCGATTTGAAATTTCTCTCCTTCTTCGAAAACCTGGACACACTGATTTTGGACAGAAATATGAATTTGGACTTGAACACTCTTCCTTATCTACCAAGCCTAAATATATTGTG GATCAACAACTGCGATATCTCCAATACCGACTGGATACACCGGATCGAACGCAACTGCCCGGCTCTGGAACAACTGTCGTGCATGGGCAACATCCGCACCGCCGTTGCCAGTCAGGGTACCGAAATAGATGTCGGACGCGACTATATTCTTCAAGTATTACCCAATCTTAAATATCTTGACGGTGTGCCGGTGCCGGTTTCCGTCACCCAGAACAACGGCAACGGTAGCCCTGCTGTTCTCTTTTCCCCTTCCCAAGGGCAATGCCAAGACTCAACGAGCCACACAGGCAGTGGGAAAATTTCCACACCGACACTCGCATTCAAGAATCTCTTCCGGCTCAAACCATCCACAAAGCCGCATGGTCCTGATGGAGCTCGAAGCGAACATATGTATGGAAACGGCTCGTCCACAAACTAA
- the LOC108156496 gene encoding ER membrane protein complex subunit 2: protein MSLNYEEMSWSDVRDQFRKWREETGRHSEEVVQLWVAVLEDKVHKTGNERHLILEQVIIAALDTARFDIATKCTKQLSLEFPGSLRVMKFKAMRYEALEQYDEADDVLDAIIAKDETNAAPRKRKIAILKARGRRVEAIKELNDYLKKFMSDQEAWHELCSMYLAEGEYGKAAFCMEEVLLHNPHSHLIHQRLAEIRYTMGGVENVEAARTYYSQALKLNPHNLRALYGLYLSCNFLANSKTVSSKRKESHKLAQWALEQVSSHTAKQSSIKNNEKLILSLEAALGNMDIKSN from the exons ATGTCCCTGAACTATGAGGAAATGAGCTGGTCAG ATGTGCGAGACCAGTTTAGAAAGTGGCGCGAGGAAACCGGACGTCATAGCGAGGAGGTTGTCCAGCTTTGGGTCGCGGTACTCGAAGACAAAGTCCATAAAACTGGCAATGAGCGTCATCTGATTCTGGAGCAGGTAATAATAGCGGCACTGGACACGGCGCGATTCGACATTGCCACTAAGTGCACCAAGCAGCTGAGCCTGGAGTTTCCTGGTAGTTTGCGCGTTATGAAGTTCAAAGCGATGCGGTATGAAGCACTTGAACAATATGACGAGGCCGATGACGTTCTGGATGCCATAATAGCCAAAGATGAGACAAATGCTGCGCCCCGGAAAAGGAAGATTGCTATACTGAAGGCGCGTGGTCGTCGAGTTGAAGCCATCAAAGAACTAAACGACTATCTGAAAAA GTTCATGTCGGATCAAGAAGCATGGCACGAGCTATGCAGCATGTACCTGGCCGAGGGCGAGTACGGAAAGGCAGCATTTTGCATGGAGGAAGTTTTGTTGCACAATCCTCATAGCCATTTAATACATCAAAGACTCGCAGAGATACGCTACACTATG GGTGGCGTTGAAAATGTTGAAGCAGCTCGTACGTACTATTCGCAGGCTCTAAAGTTGAATCCACACAATTTGCGTGCCCTATATGGCCTTTATTTGAGTTGCAACTTTTTGGCCAATTCTAAAACAGTAAGTTCCAAGCGCAAAGAGTCGCACAAGCTGGCACAGTGGGCCCTGGAACAAGTTTCGTCCCATACCGCCAAGCAGTCTTCAATCAAAAACAATGAGAAATTAATTCTCTCGTTGGAGGCAGCATTAGGAAACATGGACATAAAGTCAAATTGA
- the LOC108156434 gene encoding xylulose kinase isoform X1 gives MGPPQLQRTFLGFDLSTQKLKAILLNSNLTVVASAEVKFDSDLPEFRTSGGVSPGPNKHEFFVQPVMWVKAVDIVLDRLVMQEADLSTVAAISAAGQQHGSLYWSKHGISALQSLDPEKFLHAQIDDSAFVVNRTPIWMDASTTKQCLEMETAIGGHTQMVQLTGSKCYERFTGPQIRKIYQQRTHAYEDAQRISLVSSFLASLFLGSVAPIDFSDGSGMNLLDIREKAWSKACLNSCAPDLDERLGQAVSANTVLGGVSEYFVKRFCFPASCQVVACTGDNPSALAGMLVDNDWLSVSLGTSDTLMMSFEKPPIWEEGHVLCHPTQTDEFMGLLCFRNGSLVREAMNNVEAGGNWVKFNELLESTPRGNFGNMAVHFNDMEIIPKAKGTLRWNKDCLPNSPDASKGVIKFSSPQIEIRALIEGQMLHHRAVAEDMGFQFGTNTKVLATGGASINKSILQVIADVFNAPVHIQNESEAALMGAAYRASYALYLHELDQTVPALSYRDHVLSLTSNNLQLVCEPHKDSESIYAPMLERYKAMAHILQSGIL, from the exons ATGGGGCCTCCACAATTACAGCGCACTTTTTTGGGCTTCGACTTGAGTACACAGAAG CTGAAAGCTATTCTGCTAAACTCCAACCTGACAGTGGTTGCCTCGGCCGAGGTGAAGTTCGACAGCGACTTGCCGGAGTTTCGAACCAGTGGTGGAGTCAGCCCCGGACCCAACAAACATGA ATTCTTTGTGCAGCCAGTGATGTGGGTGAAGGCCGTGGACATTGTCTTGGACCGTTTGGTGATGCAGGAGGCTGATTTAAGCACTGTTGCAGCCATTTCTGCTGCGGGACAGCAGCATGGTTCCTTGTACTGGTCAAAGCACGGAATTTCAGCTTTGCAAAGCCTTGATCCCGAAAAGTTTCTCCACGCACAAATCGATGACTCGGCATTTGTGGTCAACCGCACGCCCATTTGGATGGATGCGTCAACCACTAAGCAATGCCTGGAGATGGAGACTGCCATTGGGGGGCACACCCAGATGGTTCAGCTGACGGGCTCCAAGTGCTACGAACGTTTTACTGGACCGCAGATACGTAAGATCTACCAGCAGCGCACTCATGCCTACGAGGATGCCCAACGAATCTCACTGGTCAGCAGCTTTTTGGCCTCACTCTTTTTGGGAAGTGTGGCACCGATCGACTTCAGCGATGGCTCCGGCATGAACCTGCTGGACATCCGCGAAAAAGCCTGGTCCAAGGCCTGCTTAAATTCGTGTGCACCTGACCTGGATGAGCGTCTCGGTCAGGCGGTCAGTGCCAATACTGTCCTTGGCGGCGTTTCAGAATATTTTGTGAAGCGCTTCTGCTTTCCGGCGTCATGCCAAGTCGTCGCTTGCACCGGAGATAATCCTTCGGCCTTGGCAGGAATGCTAGTGGACAATGACTGGTTAAGCGTATCCCTTGGCACTAGCGACACTTTAATGATGAGTTTTGAGAAGCCCCCCATCTGGGAGGAGGGCCATGTGTTGTGTCATCCAACGCAGACGGACGAGTTCATGGGACTGTTATG TTTTAGAAATGGCTCCTTGGTCCGTGAGGCTATGAACAATGTGGAGGCTGGAGGAAATTGGGTGAAGTTCAACGAGCTTCTTGAATCGACACCGCGCGGAAACTTCGGCAATATGGCCGTGCATTTCAACGACATGGAAATTATTCCCAAGGCAAAGGGCACATTGCGATGGAATAAGGATTGTTTGCCCAACTCCCCGGATGCTTCCAAGGGTGTAATAAA ATTTAGCTCACCTCAAATCGAAATTCGTGCCTTAATCGAGGGCCAAATGCTTCATCATCGAGCTGTGGCCGAAGACATGGGATTCCAGTTTGGGACAAACACAAAAGTCCTTGCTACTGGCGGAGCGTCAATAAACAAGTCTATTCTCCAAGTAATCGCTGACGTGTTCAACGCGCCCGTCCATATTCAG AACGAGAGTGAGGCTGCCCTAATGGGGGCCGCCTACAGAGCTTCCTATGCTCTGTATCTGCATGAGCTTGATCAAACTGTTCCTGCCCTCAGTTATCGCGACCATGTCCTCAGCCTAACGTCCAACAATCTGCAGCTTGTTTGCGAACCACACAAGGATAGCGAATCAATTTACGCACCAATGCTCGAGCGATACAAGGCCATGGCCCACATCCTGCAAAGCGGAATCCTGTGA
- the LOC108156434 gene encoding xylulose kinase isoform X2, which translates to MWVKAVDIVLDRLVMQEADLSTVAAISAAGQQHGSLYWSKHGISALQSLDPEKFLHAQIDDSAFVVNRTPIWMDASTTKQCLEMETAIGGHTQMVQLTGSKCYERFTGPQIRKIYQQRTHAYEDAQRISLVSSFLASLFLGSVAPIDFSDGSGMNLLDIREKAWSKACLNSCAPDLDERLGQAVSANTVLGGVSEYFVKRFCFPASCQVVACTGDNPSALAGMLVDNDWLSVSLGTSDTLMMSFEKPPIWEEGHVLCHPTQTDEFMGLLCFRNGSLVREAMNNVEAGGNWVKFNELLESTPRGNFGNMAVHFNDMEIIPKAKGTLRWNKDCLPNSPDASKGVIKFSSPQIEIRALIEGQMLHHRAVAEDMGFQFGTNTKVLATGGASINKSILQVIADVFNAPVHIQNESEAALMGAAYRASYALYLHELDQTVPALSYRDHVLSLTSNNLQLVCEPHKDSESIYAPMLERYKAMAHILQSGIL; encoded by the exons ATGTGGGTGAAGGCCGTGGACATTGTCTTGGACCGTTTGGTGATGCAGGAGGCTGATTTAAGCACTGTTGCAGCCATTTCTGCTGCGGGACAGCAGCATGGTTCCTTGTACTGGTCAAAGCACGGAATTTCAGCTTTGCAAAGCCTTGATCCCGAAAAGTTTCTCCACGCACAAATCGATGACTCGGCATTTGTGGTCAACCGCACGCCCATTTGGATGGATGCGTCAACCACTAAGCAATGCCTGGAGATGGAGACTGCCATTGGGGGGCACACCCAGATGGTTCAGCTGACGGGCTCCAAGTGCTACGAACGTTTTACTGGACCGCAGATACGTAAGATCTACCAGCAGCGCACTCATGCCTACGAGGATGCCCAACGAATCTCACTGGTCAGCAGCTTTTTGGCCTCACTCTTTTTGGGAAGTGTGGCACCGATCGACTTCAGCGATGGCTCCGGCATGAACCTGCTGGACATCCGCGAAAAAGCCTGGTCCAAGGCCTGCTTAAATTCGTGTGCACCTGACCTGGATGAGCGTCTCGGTCAGGCGGTCAGTGCCAATACTGTCCTTGGCGGCGTTTCAGAATATTTTGTGAAGCGCTTCTGCTTTCCGGCGTCATGCCAAGTCGTCGCTTGCACCGGAGATAATCCTTCGGCCTTGGCAGGAATGCTAGTGGACAATGACTGGTTAAGCGTATCCCTTGGCACTAGCGACACTTTAATGATGAGTTTTGAGAAGCCCCCCATCTGGGAGGAGGGCCATGTGTTGTGTCATCCAACGCAGACGGACGAGTTCATGGGACTGTTATG TTTTAGAAATGGCTCCTTGGTCCGTGAGGCTATGAACAATGTGGAGGCTGGAGGAAATTGGGTGAAGTTCAACGAGCTTCTTGAATCGACACCGCGCGGAAACTTCGGCAATATGGCCGTGCATTTCAACGACATGGAAATTATTCCCAAGGCAAAGGGCACATTGCGATGGAATAAGGATTGTTTGCCCAACTCCCCGGATGCTTCCAAGGGTGTAATAAA ATTTAGCTCACCTCAAATCGAAATTCGTGCCTTAATCGAGGGCCAAATGCTTCATCATCGAGCTGTGGCCGAAGACATGGGATTCCAGTTTGGGACAAACACAAAAGTCCTTGCTACTGGCGGAGCGTCAATAAACAAGTCTATTCTCCAAGTAATCGCTGACGTGTTCAACGCGCCCGTCCATATTCAG AACGAGAGTGAGGCTGCCCTAATGGGGGCCGCCTACAGAGCTTCCTATGCTCTGTATCTGCATGAGCTTGATCAAACTGTTCCTGCCCTCAGTTATCGCGACCATGTCCTCAGCCTAACGTCCAACAATCTGCAGCTTGTTTGCGAACCACACAAGGATAGCGAATCAATTTACGCACCAATGCTCGAGCGATACAAGGCCATGGCCCACATCCTGCAAAGCGGAATCCTGTGA